One segment of Streptomyces sp. TG1A-8 DNA contains the following:
- a CDS encoding GH92 family glycosyl hydrolase, which translates to MRGTRRARLCLAGVMAASALIATPAARAAERTDGHLTDLVNPFIGSRNEGNTFPGAAVPFGMVQLSPDTGHSTGYDYGHSRVRGFSLVHLSGVGCRIGGDLPVLPTTGDVTSTDYARYAAGFGHDHEEASPGYYRVGLDSGVDAELTATARTGVQRYTFPATDKANVLLNAAQSLHRPVTSTVEILDDRTVRTEITGHGFCRDTAPYTVHTVTRFDRPFTAYGTWNGSTVTDGARTGSDGAYVRFDTTGDRTVEATTALSYVDARGAAVNLRAEGGRSFDAVRRAARRAWEDRLDDVRVRGGGDEQRRTFYSSLYRSFLAPNTGSDADGRYTGWDREVHRAKGFTYYQNWSLWDTYRTQSQLLSLLAPREARDMAISVIRIDEEGGWLPKWGYGTVETNIMTGDPVTPFLTNAYQQGLLKGYEERAYRALRKNADGVPPADHPGTGREANAEYIARGFAPHVKDRPPAKAGDSDYHHGASVTLEYALADAMLARMARGLGHEADAARYAARARSYRNVFDPSTGFFRARDASGAFTGSPDPARSEGFHEGTAWQYQWLVPQDLPGMVDLIGGQRAANDRLDSFFAYDRLLEDPERTAREVWVHGGAYDYYDADKYNPMNEPDLIAPYTYLSTGQPWKTTDVVHAALTLFTDGPTGMTGNDDLGTMSAWHVLSSIGLFPVQPGYDTWGLSTPVFDRVNLTLDRRYWPGGRLTVTAPGTSAASRYVQAVRTDGTPHRRTYLTTRALRSLRTLAFTVGPRPSGWGTARGAAPPALY; encoded by the coding sequence ATGAGAGGGACCCGGCGCGCGCGGCTGTGCCTGGCCGGGGTGATGGCAGCGTCCGCGCTGATCGCCACCCCCGCCGCACGAGCCGCCGAGCGGACCGACGGCCACCTCACCGACCTGGTGAACCCCTTCATCGGGAGCCGGAACGAGGGCAACACCTTCCCCGGCGCCGCCGTGCCCTTCGGCATGGTGCAGCTCTCCCCGGACACCGGGCACAGCACCGGTTACGACTACGGGCACAGCCGCGTCCGCGGCTTCTCGCTGGTCCACCTGTCCGGGGTCGGCTGCCGCATCGGCGGCGACCTGCCGGTGCTGCCGACCACCGGCGACGTCACCTCGACGGACTACGCGCGCTACGCCGCCGGGTTCGGCCACGACCACGAGGAGGCGAGCCCCGGCTACTACCGCGTCGGCCTGGACAGCGGCGTCGACGCCGAACTGACCGCGACCGCCCGCACCGGCGTGCAGCGCTACACCTTCCCGGCCACCGACAAGGCCAACGTCCTGCTCAACGCCGCCCAGTCGCTGCACAGACCGGTCACGAGCACGGTCGAGATCCTCGACGACCGCACCGTGCGCACCGAGATCACCGGCCACGGCTTCTGCCGGGACACCGCCCCCTACACCGTCCACACGGTCACCCGCTTCGACCGGCCCTTCACGGCCTACGGCACCTGGAACGGATCGACCGTCACCGACGGCGCGAGGACGGGTTCCGACGGGGCGTACGTCCGGTTCGACACCACCGGGGACCGTACCGTCGAGGCGACCACCGCGCTGTCGTACGTCGACGCGCGCGGCGCGGCCGTCAACCTGCGTGCGGAGGGCGGCCGGTCCTTCGACGCCGTGCGCCGCGCGGCCCGGCGGGCCTGGGAGGACCGGCTCGACGACGTGCGCGTGCGCGGCGGCGGCGACGAGCAGCGCCGCACCTTCTACTCGTCGCTGTACCGCTCCTTCCTCGCGCCGAACACCGGCAGCGACGCCGACGGCCGCTACACCGGCTGGGACCGGGAGGTGCACCGCGCCAAGGGCTTCACGTACTACCAGAACTGGTCGCTGTGGGACACCTACCGCACCCAGTCCCAACTGCTCTCCCTGCTCGCGCCGCGCGAGGCCCGCGACATGGCCATCTCGGTGATCAGGATCGACGAGGAGGGCGGCTGGCTGCCCAAGTGGGGCTACGGCACCGTCGAGACGAACATCATGACCGGCGACCCGGTCACCCCCTTCCTGACCAACGCCTACCAGCAGGGCCTCCTCAAGGGCTACGAGGAGCGGGCCTACCGGGCGCTGCGGAAGAACGCCGACGGCGTGCCGCCGGCGGACCACCCCGGTACCGGACGGGAGGCCAACGCCGAGTACATCGCGCGCGGTTTCGCCCCCCACGTCAAGGACCGCCCGCCCGCCAAGGCGGGCGACTCCGACTACCACCACGGCGCGTCCGTCACGCTGGAGTACGCCCTCGCCGACGCGATGCTCGCCCGGATGGCGCGCGGCCTGGGCCACGAGGCCGACGCCGCCCGCTACGCCGCCCGCGCCCGCAGCTACCGCAACGTCTTCGACCCCTCGACCGGCTTCTTCCGCGCCCGCGACGCCTCCGGCGCCTTCACCGGCTCGCCCGACCCGGCCCGCAGCGAGGGCTTCCACGAGGGCACCGCCTGGCAGTACCAGTGGCTCGTCCCGCAGGACCTGCCCGGCATGGTGGACCTCATCGGCGGACAGCGCGCCGCCAACGACCGCCTGGACTCCTTCTTCGCCTACGACCGGCTGCTGGAGGACCCGGAGCGCACCGCCCGCGAGGTGTGGGTGCACGGAGGCGCGTACGACTACTACGACGCCGACAAGTACAACCCGATGAACGAGCCCGACCTGATCGCGCCCTACACCTACCTGTCCACCGGCCAGCCCTGGAAGACCACGGACGTGGTCCACGCGGCGCTGACCCTCTTCACCGACGGGCCCACCGGGATGACCGGCAACGACGACCTCGGCACGATGTCCGCCTGGCACGTGCTGTCGTCCATCGGCCTCTTCCCCGTCCAGCCCGGCTACGACACCTGGGGCCTGTCCACCCCCGTCTTCGACCGCGTCAACCTCACCCTGGACCGCCGCTACTGGCCGGGCGGCCGGCTGACGGTCACCGCGCCCGGCACCTCGGCCGCCTCCCGCTACGTCCAGGCCGTCCGCACCGACGGCACTCCGCACCGGCGGACCTACCTGACCACGCGGGCGCTGCGCTCCCTGCGCACGCTCGCGTTCACGGTCGGCCCGCGCCCGTCCGGGTGGGGCACGGCCCGCGGGGCGGCACCCCCGGCGCTGTACTGA
- the glgC gene encoding glucose-1-phosphate adenylyltransferase: protein MRRGGPSVLGIVLAGGEGKRLMPLTADRAKPAVTFGGTYRLVDFVLSNLVNADVLRICVLTQYKSHSLDRHITTTWRMSSLLGNYVTPVPAQQRLGPRWYLGSADAILQSLNLVHDEQPEYVAVFGADHVYRMDPRQMLHQHVEGGAGVTVAGIRVPRSESPSFGVITPGSDGRSVDGFLEKPADPPGLADDPECVFASMGNYIFTTKVLIEALQRDAEDGDSVHDMGGSILPQLTERGEAQVYDFSENHVPGETTRDQGYWRDVGTLDAYYDAHMDLIAERPAFNLYNRQWPIYTHSNQLSPARFNAGGNASESIISAGCLIRGQVTRSVLSPGVRVDPGAVVQGSVLHDNVRIGRGAIVRGAVLDKNVEVPPGATIGVNPERDAELYTVSQGGVIALGKGQRVP from the coding sequence ATGCGTCGTGGAGGGCCTTCGGTTCTCGGAATTGTACTGGCGGGCGGCGAGGGCAAGCGGCTGATGCCGCTGACCGCCGACCGCGCCAAACCCGCAGTCACGTTCGGCGGGACCTACCGGCTCGTCGACTTCGTCCTGTCCAACCTCGTCAACGCCGACGTGCTGCGCATCTGCGTGCTGACCCAGTACAAGTCGCACTCGCTGGACCGGCACATCACCACCACCTGGCGGATGTCCAGCCTGCTGGGCAACTACGTCACGCCGGTCCCGGCCCAGCAGCGCCTCGGCCCGCGCTGGTACCTGGGCAGCGCGGACGCGATCCTGCAGTCCCTGAACCTCGTCCACGACGAGCAGCCCGAGTACGTCGCCGTGTTCGGCGCCGACCACGTCTACCGCATGGACCCCCGGCAGATGCTCCACCAGCACGTCGAGGGCGGCGCCGGGGTGACGGTGGCCGGCATCCGCGTGCCGCGCTCGGAGTCCCCGTCCTTCGGGGTGATCACACCGGGCTCGGACGGCCGCAGCGTCGACGGCTTCCTGGAGAAGCCGGCCGACCCGCCGGGGCTGGCGGACGACCCCGAGTGCGTGTTCGCCTCCATGGGCAACTACATCTTCACCACCAAGGTCCTCATCGAGGCGCTGCAGCGGGACGCCGAGGACGGGGACTCCGTGCACGACATGGGCGGTTCGATCCTGCCCCAGCTCACCGAGCGCGGCGAGGCGCAGGTGTACGACTTCAGCGAGAACCACGTGCCCGGCGAAACGACCCGCGACCAGGGCTACTGGCGGGACGTGGGCACCCTGGACGCCTACTACGACGCCCACATGGACCTGATCGCCGAGCGCCCGGCCTTCAACCTGTACAACCGGCAGTGGCCCATCTACACCCACTCCAACCAGCTCTCCCCGGCCCGTTTCAACGCGGGCGGCAACGCGAGCGAGTCCATCATCAGCGCCGGCTGCCTGATCCGCGGCCAGGTCACCCGCTCCGTGCTCTCCCCGGGCGTGCGGGTCGACCCGGGCGCGGTCGTGCAGGGCTCGGTGCTGCACGACAACGTCCGCATCGGGCGCGGTGCGATCGTCCGCGGCGCCGTCCTCGACAAGAACGTCGAGGTCCCGCCCGGCGCGACGATCGGCGTCAACCCCGAGCGGGACGCCGAGCTGTACACCGTCTCCCAGGGCGGGGTCATCGCCCTGGGGAAGGGCCAGCGGGTGCCGTAG
- a CDS encoding (2Fe-2S)-binding protein, with protein MDLDPGLAALRPLGGFFVLRTTADAAPPATVPPTLAEAYAAPAADARRDALVLRVSTVAHRLRVREPRVSASLAHQGLAARLWSVALACAALYGRTPDLAPALLRWDATASAPDDLWLTGVRARPGDAATLADTVLHGHLEPLEQALRARYGIAAGLLRGNAGSALAAAARELGRRARASGRGDAAERARALTDALFAHPLLRPTGSRTGTAFRRRSCCLYYRVPGSSVCGDCCFTRPPGTSPRAPSG; from the coding sequence GTGGACCTCGACCCCGGCCTCGCCGCGCTCCGCCCCCTCGGCGGCTTCTTCGTGCTGCGCACGACCGCGGACGCCGCACCGCCCGCCACCGTGCCGCCGACCCTCGCGGAGGCCTACGCGGCGCCCGCGGCGGACGCCCGCCGCGACGCGCTGGTGCTCCGCGTCTCCACGGTCGCGCACCGGCTGCGCGTCCGTGAGCCGCGGGTCTCCGCCTCCCTCGCCCACCAGGGGCTCGCCGCCCGCCTCTGGTCCGTGGCCCTGGCCTGCGCCGCCCTGTACGGCCGGACGCCCGACCTCGCGCCCGCGCTGCTGCGCTGGGACGCCACCGCGAGCGCGCCCGACGACCTGTGGCTGACCGGGGTGCGCGCGCGGCCCGGGGACGCGGCCACCCTCGCGGACACCGTGCTGCACGGCCACCTCGAACCCCTGGAGCAGGCCCTGAGAGCCAGGTACGGGATCGCGGCGGGCCTGCTGCGGGGCAACGCCGGCTCGGCGCTCGCCGCAGCGGCCCGCGAACTCGGCCGCCGGGCACGCGCGAGCGGCCGCGGCGACGCCGCCGAACGGGCCCGCGCCCTCACCGACGCGCTCTTCGCCCACCCCCTGCTGCGCCCCACCGGCAGCCGCACCGGCACGGCCTTCCGCCGCCGCAGCTGCTGCCTGTACTACCGCGTCCCCGGCAGCTCGGTCTGCGGCGACTGCTGCTTCACCCGGCCGCCGGGGACTTCCCCACGCGCCCCATCTGGGTGA
- the glgA gene encoding glycogen synthase, whose translation MRVGLLTREFPPDVYGGAGVHVEFLARELASLVDLEVHCWGEGRGAGVSRHRPWPALDGANDALRTFSVDLSIAAALEGRELVHSHTWYANLAGHVAKLLHGVPHVVTAHSLEPLRPWKAEQLGGGYALSSWAERTAVEAADAVIAVSGAMRDDILTCYPALDPARVHVVHNGIDTAIYRPDPGTDALVRHGIDPTRPYVLFVGRITRQKGVPHLLRAVRDIDPGAQVVLCAGAPDTPEIDREFRELFEELSRVRAGVFWIPQMLPRPEVVQLLTHAAVFVCPSVYEPLGIVNLEAMACGTPVVASRVGGIPEVVDDGRTGLLVDVGEDTDGFEAGLARALDTVLGDPGAARRMGEAGQRRAVGEFGWDAVARRTADLYEELLEQA comes from the coding sequence GTGCGAGTGGGACTGCTGACCCGGGAGTTTCCCCCGGACGTCTACGGCGGCGCGGGCGTCCACGTGGAGTTCCTCGCCCGGGAGCTGGCCTCCCTGGTGGACCTGGAAGTGCACTGCTGGGGCGAGGGCCGCGGCGCCGGCGTGTCGCGCCACCGTCCCTGGCCCGCCCTGGACGGCGCCAACGACGCGCTGCGCACCTTCTCCGTGGACCTGTCCATCGCCGCCGCCCTGGAAGGCCGCGAACTCGTCCACTCCCACACCTGGTACGCCAACCTGGCCGGCCACGTCGCCAAGCTCCTCCACGGCGTCCCGCACGTGGTGACCGCCCACTCGCTGGAGCCCCTGCGCCCCTGGAAGGCGGAGCAGCTCGGCGGCGGTTACGCCCTGTCGAGCTGGGCGGAACGCACGGCGGTCGAGGCCGCCGACGCGGTGATCGCCGTCTCCGGCGCCATGCGCGACGACATCCTTACCTGCTACCCGGCCCTGGACCCGGCCCGGGTCCACGTCGTGCACAACGGCATCGACACGGCCATCTACCGGCCCGACCCCGGCACCGACGCCCTGGTCCGGCACGGCATCGACCCCACCCGCCCGTACGTGCTCTTCGTCGGCCGGATCACCCGGCAAAAGGGCGTGCCCCACCTGCTGCGCGCGGTGCGGGACATCGACCCGGGTGCCCAGGTCGTGCTGTGCGCGGGCGCGCCGGACACCCCGGAGATCGACCGCGAGTTCCGGGAGCTGTTCGAGGAGCTGAGCCGGGTCCGCGCGGGCGTGTTCTGGATCCCGCAGATGCTGCCGCGCCCGGAGGTCGTCCAGCTCCTCACGCACGCGGCCGTGTTCGTCTGCCCCTCGGTGTACGAACCCCTCGGCATCGTCAACCTGGAGGCGATGGCCTGCGGCACTCCCGTGGTGGCCTCCCGGGTCGGCGGGATCCCGGAGGTCGTGGACGACGGCCGCACGGGCCTGCTGGTCGACGTGGGCGAGGACACCGACGGCTTCGAGGCGGGCCTCGCCCGCGCGCTGGACACGGTCCTCGGCGATCCGGGGGCGGCCCGGCGGATGGGGGAGGCCGGGCAGCGGCGCGCGGTGGGCGAGTTCGGCTGGGACGCGGTGGCGCGGCGCACCGCGGACCTGTACGAGGAGCTGCTCGAGCAGGCTTAG
- a CDS encoding SDR family NAD(P)-dependent oxidoreductase: protein MDEMVHGPGIDPERLAVCLSVLEELDRLDVDHPDAIRVRRATSHVYRTVKQRRRQERRAAKTAHDRAVTEATATGSAERVDDETEGILPSSKVEEGRIAGVLQRPRSCYICKQRYVEVDYFYHQLCQKCADENRARRDARADLTGKRALLTGGRAKIGMYIALRLLRDGAHTTITTRFPNDAVRRFKAQPDSDEWIHRLKIVGIDLRDPAQVVALADSVAAEGPLDILINNAAQTVRRSPQAYSELVTAESAPLPTGELPAARVIGTFGSGAVAELPAAGVGALTAQDVTDLALVSGSASLERIAAGTAIDAGGLVPDLHDTNSWVQTVEEVTPVELLEVQLCNSTAPFILISRLRPVMAASPARRTYVVNVSAMEGVFARGYKGAGHPHTNMAKAALNMLTRTSAQEMFDRDGILMTAVDTGWITDERPHPDKVRLAEAGFHAPLDLVDGAARVYDPIVRGEAGEDLYGVFLKDYAPGKW, encoded by the coding sequence ATGGACGAGATGGTCCACGGGCCCGGTATCGACCCCGAGCGCCTCGCCGTCTGCCTGAGCGTGCTGGAGGAGCTCGACCGGCTCGACGTCGACCACCCCGACGCGATCAGGGTGCGCCGGGCCACCTCGCACGTCTACCGCACGGTCAAGCAGCGCCGCCGCCAGGAGCGCCGGGCCGCCAAGACCGCGCACGACCGCGCGGTCACCGAGGCCACCGCCACCGGCTCCGCCGAGCGCGTCGACGACGAGACCGAGGGCATCCTGCCCTCCTCCAAGGTCGAGGAGGGCAGGATCGCGGGCGTGCTCCAGCGTCCGCGCTCCTGCTACATCTGCAAGCAGCGCTACGTCGAGGTCGACTACTTCTACCACCAGCTGTGCCAGAAGTGCGCCGACGAGAACCGCGCCAGGCGGGACGCCCGCGCCGACCTCACCGGCAAGCGCGCCCTGCTCACCGGTGGCCGCGCCAAGATCGGCATGTACATCGCGCTCCGGCTGCTGCGGGACGGCGCGCACACCACCATCACCACCCGCTTCCCGAACGACGCCGTACGCCGCTTCAAGGCCCAGCCCGACAGCGACGAGTGGATCCACCGCTTGAAGATCGTCGGCATCGACCTGCGCGACCCCGCCCAGGTCGTCGCCCTCGCCGACTCGGTGGCGGCCGAGGGACCGCTGGACATCCTGATCAACAACGCGGCCCAGACGGTACGGCGCTCCCCGCAGGCCTACAGCGAACTGGTCACCGCCGAGTCCGCGCCCCTGCCCACCGGGGAGCTGCCGGCCGCCCGGGTGATAGGCACCTTCGGCTCCGGGGCCGTCGCCGAGCTGCCGGCCGCGGGCGTCGGCGCGCTCACCGCCCAGGACGTCACCGACCTCGCCCTGGTCTCCGGCTCGGCGTCCCTGGAGCGCATCGCGGCCGGTACGGCGATCGACGCCGGCGGCCTGGTGCCCGACCTGCACGACACCAACAGCTGGGTGCAGACGGTGGAGGAGGTGACCCCGGTCGAGCTGCTGGAGGTCCAGCTCTGCAACTCCACGGCGCCCTTCATCCTGATCAGCCGTCTGCGCCCGGTGATGGCCGCCTCCCCGGCCCGGCGCACGTACGTCGTGAACGTCTCCGCCATGGAGGGCGTCTTCGCCCGCGGCTACAAGGGAGCCGGGCACCCGCACACCAACATGGCCAAGGCCGCCCTGAACATGCTCACGCGCACCAGCGCCCAGGAGATGTTCGACCGGGACGGCATCCTCATGACGGCCGTGGACACCGGCTGGATCACCGACGAACGCCCGCACCCGGACAAGGTCCGCCTGGCCGAGGCCGGCTTCCACGCCCCGCTCGACCTGGTCGACGGGGCGGCCCGCGTCTACGACCCGATCGTGCGCGGCGAGGCCGGCGAGGACCTGTACGGCGTCTTCCTGAAGGACTACGCGCCGGGCAAGTGGTGA
- a CDS encoding wax ester/triacylglycerol synthase family O-acyltransferase — protein sequence MTPDLLAPLDLAFWNMECDRHPMHLGALGVFTAHSPTAGAHAADLLAVRAAAVPGLRLRIRDVWQPLAFGGAAREPVPDFDPLDHVRLHAPTADFHAVAGRLMERPLDRARPPWEAHVLPGEDGVSFAVLFKFHHALADGLRALKLAAGILDPVGPPARAPRAVESPRTPPSDVRGLPGLFPGLVKDALSDVGRALDIGASLARSTLGMRPSSALASAPSGTRRTAGAVLDIDDVHRVRKSAGGTVNDVLIAVVAGALRRWLDERGDGSEGVAPRALVPVSRRRPHTAHPQGNRLSGYLIPLPVDDPDPLGRLGAVRAAMLRNKDAGPHRGAGALALLADHVPALGHRLGGPLVGQAARLWFDILVTSVPLPGPGLRLGGHRLAEVYPFAPLAPGQSLAVAVSTYRGHAHYGLVADARAVTDLDVFARAVADEAEALVTACEH from the coding sequence TTGACTCCCGACCTGCTCGCCCCCCTGGACCTGGCCTTCTGGAACATGGAGTGCGACCGCCACCCGATGCACCTCGGCGCGCTCGGGGTGTTCACCGCCCACTCGCCCACCGCGGGCGCCCACGCAGCCGACCTGCTCGCCGTCCGCGCCGCCGCCGTACCCGGCCTGCGCCTGCGCATCCGTGACGTGTGGCAGCCGCTCGCCTTCGGCGGCGCCGCCCGCGAGCCCGTCCCGGACTTCGACCCGCTCGACCACGTACGGCTGCATGCCCCGACCGCCGACTTCCACGCGGTCGCCGGCCGGCTGATGGAGCGCCCGCTGGACCGTGCCCGGCCGCCGTGGGAGGCGCACGTCCTGCCCGGCGAGGACGGGGTCTCCTTCGCCGTGCTGTTCAAGTTCCACCACGCCCTCGCCGACGGCCTGCGCGCGCTGAAGCTGGCCGCCGGGATCCTGGACCCGGTCGGCCCGCCCGCGCGCGCACCGCGCGCCGTCGAGTCCCCGCGCACTCCGCCGTCCGACGTGCGCGGGCTGCCCGGTCTGTTCCCCGGCCTGGTCAAGGACGCGCTGTCCGACGTGGGCCGGGCCCTGGACATCGGCGCCTCCCTCGCCCGCTCCACCCTCGGCATGCGGCCCTCCTCCGCGCTGGCCTCCGCGCCCAGCGGCACCCGCCGCACCGCCGGGGCCGTCCTCGACATCGACGACGTCCACCGGGTGCGCAAGAGCGCCGGCGGCACCGTCAACGACGTGCTCATCGCCGTCGTGGCCGGCGCCCTGCGCCGCTGGCTGGACGAGCGCGGCGACGGCAGCGAGGGCGTGGCGCCCCGCGCCCTCGTCCCCGTCTCCCGGCGCCGCCCGCACACCGCCCACCCGCAGGGCAACCGCCTCTCCGGGTACCTGATACCGCTTCCGGTCGACGACCCCGACCCGCTCGGCCGGCTCGGCGCCGTACGCGCCGCGATGCTCCGCAACAAGGACGCGGGCCCCCACCGGGGCGCCGGCGCCCTCGCGCTGCTCGCCGACCACGTGCCCGCCCTCGGCCACCGGCTCGGCGGCCCCCTGGTCGGCCAGGCGGCCCGGCTGTGGTTCGACATCCTCGTCACCAGCGTGCCGCTGCCCGGCCCGGGCCTGCGGCTCGGCGGGCACCGGCTCGCCGAGGTCTACCCCTTCGCCCCGCTCGCCCCCGGCCAGTCGCTGGCGGTCGCCGTCTCCACCTACCGCGGCCATGCCCACTACGGGCTCGTCGCCGACGCCCGGGCCGTCACCGACCTCGACGTGTTCGCCCGCGCCGTGGCGGACGAGGCGGAGGCGCTGGTCACGGCCTGCGAGCACTGA
- a CDS encoding DMT family transporter — protein MSALALSVLLSFVSAVAYAGGAIIQEQVAVSSPDGSMPLRRPGWWAALALNGLGGVLHVVALACGPLSLVQPLGALTIVFALPMAALFVGRRAGAAAWRGAIMATVGLAGLLSLVGSSEAHSLGAAQRVAAGVVTGAAVVALTAAGLAAHRHPAVRSVLLATASGIAFGMSSVFTKTVAVDWDSGIGIGGLSSLAVIGAFSVAGVLLSQASYRGGGLAAPLATLTVVNPVLAAAVGILMFGETFRHGTAGIVLALGCGVVAAGGLILLTTERLEQTPAARPAGGPGAGAEEVPSALPPQRAAGTGPEEAAWAGAVPDGPPAGVPDGAARDGASPPPPGAAPVDAGAGHGEQPPGRGTAAVRVPYSAGLPVPLSVVDRHRTRVRS, from the coding sequence ATGAGCGCCCTCGCGCTGTCCGTGCTGCTGTCGTTCGTCTCCGCCGTCGCGTACGCGGGCGGGGCGATCATCCAGGAGCAGGTCGCGGTGTCCTCCCCGGACGGTTCCATGCCGCTGCGGCGGCCCGGCTGGTGGGCGGCGCTGGCGCTGAACGGTCTCGGCGGCGTGCTGCACGTGGTGGCGCTGGCCTGCGGCCCGCTCAGCCTGGTCCAGCCGCTCGGCGCGCTGACGATCGTCTTCGCCCTGCCCATGGCGGCGCTGTTCGTGGGCCGCAGGGCCGGGGCGGCCGCCTGGCGGGGCGCGATCATGGCCACGGTGGGCCTGGCGGGCCTGCTGTCCCTGGTCGGCTCCTCCGAGGCGCACTCCCTCGGCGCGGCCCAGCGGGTGGCGGCCGGCGTGGTCACCGGCGCGGCGGTCGTGGCGCTGACGGCCGCGGGGCTGGCCGCGCACCGGCACCCGGCGGTGCGCAGCGTGCTGCTCGCCACCGCCTCCGGCATAGCCTTCGGCATGTCGTCGGTGTTCACCAAGACCGTCGCGGTCGACTGGGACAGCGGCATCGGCATCGGCGGCCTGTCCTCGCTCGCGGTGATCGGCGCGTTCTCGGTGGCCGGCGTCCTGCTGTCCCAGGCCTCCTACCGGGGCGGTGGCCTCGCCGCGCCGCTCGCCACGCTGACGGTGGTCAACCCGGTGCTGGCCGCCGCGGTCGGCATCCTGATGTTCGGCGAGACGTTCCGCCACGGCACCGCGGGCATCGTGCTCGCCCTGGGCTGCGGGGTGGTGGCCGCGGGCGGCCTGATCCTGCTGACGACGGAGCGGCTGGAGCAGACCCCGGCCGCGCGACCCGCCGGGGGGCCCGGGGCCGGCGCCGAGGAGGTCCCTTCGGCGCTCCCCCCGCAGCGCGCGGCGGGGACCGGGCCGGAGGAGGCCGCCTGGGCCGGGGCCGTTCCCGACGGGCCCCCTGCCGGCGTCCCGGACGGCGCCGCCCGGGACGGGGCGTCGCCGCCACCGCCCGGTGCCGCCCCGGTGGACGCCGGGGCGGGTCACGGTGAGCAGCCGCCCGGCCGTGGGACCGCGGCGGTCCGCGTCCCGTACTCCGCCGGCCTCCCGGTGCCGCTGTCCGTCGTGGACCGGCACCGTACGCGGGTCAGATCCTGA
- a CDS encoding CHAT domain-containing protein — MDRLPARPPGGPPPRVWWCPAAAAAVLPLHAAGRYPRTGGDPVRPAGVPYEVVSSYTTTLASLSLARNRPAAPPGRVLAVGLTDTGRGHRRLPGVAAELAALREHLGDRLTVLREEHATVEAVRGHLPGRPRAHFACHGGSGLFTGSSAGLCLRDGDLTLRDLADLRLDHAELAFLSACHTHVGTTLLPDEALHTAAAFRMAGFRHVVAGLWAVHDTVAPLVTASFHRRLGTARGPGSAGVATALHEAVAALRADHLTDPTVWVPFIHNGP, encoded by the coding sequence ATGGACCGGCTCCCGGCACGGCCCCCGGGCGGGCCGCCGCCCCGCGTGTGGTGGTGCCCGGCCGCCGCGGCGGCCGTGCTGCCGCTCCACGCGGCCGGCCGGTACCCGCGGACCGGCGGCGACCCCGTGCGGCCGGCCGGGGTGCCGTACGAAGTGGTGTCCTCCTACACCACCACCCTGGCCTCCCTGAGCCTGGCCAGGAACCGGCCGGCCGCGCCCCCGGGCCGCGTGCTGGCCGTGGGGCTCACCGACACCGGACGCGGTCACCGGCGCCTGCCGGGGGTGGCCGCGGAGCTGGCGGCGCTGCGGGAGCACCTCGGCGACCGGCTGACGGTGCTCCGTGAGGAGCACGCCACCGTCGAGGCCGTCCGCGGCCACCTGCCCGGTCGCCCCCGGGCCCACTTCGCCTGCCACGGCGGGTCCGGCCTGTTCACCGGATCCTCGGCCGGCCTGTGCCTGCGCGACGGCGACCTGACCCTCCGGGACCTGGCGGACCTGCGTCTGGACCACGCCGAGCTGGCGTTCCTGTCCGCCTGCCACACGCACGTCGGCACCACCCTGCTCCCGGACGAGGCCCTGCACACCGCGGCGGCCTTCCGCATGGCCGGCTTCCGCCATGTGGTGGCAGGTCTGTGGGCCGTTCACGACACGGTCGCCCCGCTGGTCACCGCGTCCTTCCACCGGCGCCTCGGTACGGCGCGGGGGCCCGGTTCCGCCGGTGTCGCCACCGCCCTGCACGAGGCCGTCGCGGCCCTGCGCGCCGACCACCTCACCGATCCGACCGTCTGGGTGCCGTTCATCCACAACGGCCCGTAG